The stretch of DNA ATTTTTCTATGCTAAGTATACTGTTAATTATTTCTGTCTGATCTCTGACATTCTGTACCACAGATATTGCCTTAGATACTTTTGGTTAGATGGTTGATATGTGATTTGTACCTTAGCgtattgattatttatttacttattcagAGAGAACATTTATGTTTCAAAACTCCTCCTAATATCAGACATTAGTGAAAGAATATAACATGGTTCCTAATACTCTTTCTGGCTCGCTGATCTCCAAAGTGATCGCTGTTGATGCTGACTGGACAGAACACATGGCTATCATATCTTGATTGTGTCACTGAGGTTTTGCCGTAAGACAAAGCCCACGTTGTTGTTTGATGGAGCAGTTGCCATCCCCAGTGCATATTTACCTCCTCATTATGCAGAGGTTGATGGAACTGGAACTCTCCGCAGTACTTACAACTATGACGCCTATATGACTACTGGCTCCCATACCAGTGACTTTAAATTTGTTACATCATACAGTGACAACTTCTGACACAACTCTGAAATAGAGCCCAGTTGACAACAGTGACTATCTTGACTTTATTGGCAATAGATCTGTCCTCCACTCTGGTAAATCAATTTGAAGATAATTATTGACTTGCGTATTTTCATGATTCTGATGGTCTCATACTACATTTCCATGGGTAAATCAGCtagaatgtttacatttttgcttTTTGTGAAGAATATCTCTATGCATTTGGGGATATAGTAGTAAAGATCTAGtagagttacatttacatttacatttagtcatttagcagacgcttttgtccaaagcgacgtacaagggacagAGGATCTGAATCTGAATTACTTGTCTGTTTTTATTGTAAATAATACATTCACCATCAGTGCGAAGGTTGTTTGAATACAGCAGTAGTGACTTTGTTGCTTTGGCCCACATTTGCGTTTCCATTTTTTTACCCATATTATGGCATTCAAATGAGGTTTCATATATTTGTTTGTAAGTggttttttttcaatgtttaaatTCATGGGTGGTGCGTTAAATAGGTTTGGTCACTATGAAATGTACATGCATGGCACTTTTTGACTGATTTCACTGCATTTGGCCCaatgtttaaatacaaaatgtctgacaaatgtatttatatacagtGAATccaagttgtttgtgtgtttgtgtgtgaatgcacacactAGAATGGGCATGTGTTTAGATATCTAGTTGTGTGTTGGCTCTCTAtaccaggggcgtaactatagggggtgcagcaggtgctgtcgcacctgggcccgtgggtcttgggggcccgtagccggggcccatagacatatttatgtcaatctaaatagtctgaatagccaagtcgcattgccaaaaatactgataTATACCCAcattcagcgaaataattacactgccaaaaatagctacaggtaggttagtgacctaccatgacagtttcaagtgttataggctgaatatgtgcgcggggggaggggacgTGGCAGCGGttacaaaacatgaaaaaaaaaaacgtagctggagattgaatgtctgaagggctacgggactgtaaaatgtttgggaaccactgccttacgcaactgactagggcccgtcataatagcctgcacctgggcccgtagTAACGCCACTGCTCTatacattattattacaatatttCTGTTACTTTCTGTTAGTGTGTTTACACTCCCACGTCAGCGGTGACACTGCTATTTATGATTCTGCCTTTGCCTTCGCTCTCTTCTGCTATGTAGCGCTTTTTAAATCGCTAAAAGTTTTTGGTGTAAGTCGGCTTCATTTATGCGTATGCTATTTCAGCACCACGTACGTGGACAGCGGCCGCCAATCCTTATCCATTGGTAAAACCTGTCGTTTGTTGGCTTATTTAATTCTGCAGATTTTAGACAGTGACGATTTACACTGCTAAAGAACGCGTGCACCATATAAAGGccgggtgttgtgtgtgtgtgttcgggatGCGGAAGTGCGTTCAAAAgctgagttttttttaatttgggtTCGGAATTGTGTTTCAAAGTGATAGGTTAAATTAGTTAAATTGATGTTTTTAtcttctgttgttgttatttcaaATATGCGATGCTTGAATAGCTTAAAAATAAATAGCTTTTTGTGAAGGTGCCTTGTGAGGAATATCTCTATCTATGCATTTGTGGATATTGTCGTATGTAATGGGGGAGTTAACCGCGTTCTTATATCTGAAGGTACATGTGCACCTACTCTGGAATAGGCATGTTTgtgtagttagttagttatATGTTAGCCCTCGTGACTATAATTAGAGACTGAGTTGTATGCTCTGTTACTGTTCATTCAGATTAGTACATGAtttccagtgtgtgttagtcatgCACAGGTATTTTAACCACATGTATCACATAGGAAATCAGTGGAGTGTACCTATAGGTCTAAAAATTGACATTTTCCCTTGAGAGGTATCAGTTAAGCCTCAAGAGTTTGCCACCAGGTTTAAACTTTTTTCTAGGTTAAGGAGAGTTTTTCATAGTGGACAGGGTAATTCCTTTGACTGGCTCAGGCACAAATTATCTTCAGAGGAAAAATCagagtactataaaaatactatATAAAATGTTCTTTTAGTAGTTGTTGGTGCCTCCCAGTGAAATTAGGATCAACTCAAATAGTGTAGTTGCGTCATCTAAAAGTGGATGTTGTTCAGAGCTCTCCTAACTGTTAATTAATCACAAAATCACGAAAAACGACAAACTCAGGTAAAAATAGTTATCAAAACCGTATGGCCACTGGTGATTGATAGATGATATGAATACACCTTTCTGTTTCTTCCATTTATGTTCGAGATCGAACAAACACAAAGGTTTGTCTGTTTGTAGGAGACTTGAGGTAGTGCAAGATCTCCTGAAGACAACTGTGTCTAGGACACTTTTTTCAACTGAGCATGCAGGCTTGTTTCATGACCTAGGCATATAGCAATCTAAATGATTTATAATCGTGTTAATAATGTACCGAAATATTGCATGAACATATTGGGGTTGGTATAAGCAGTCGTTGTAGATAacaaaaaaggacagagagtgTCGCTATTGGTCCACTTAGTAGGGAGACGCAAGTCCCCACCCCGTACTGTATTATTTAAATAACACGAGCTCATCGCCTGTAGTTCACAACGCTGGACCAAATTGACCGTTGTAACGCGTGGATTTATACCCTAATCTAGTGTAGCCTACtcctatttttattttattaattgcGTCAGTGATTAAATATACATAATGAAGACAAGACCCAATATGTCATATGGTTCCGATTGGTTTTTGTGGATATGTATCGTCATTATCCATGCACCCCTCGGTAATGGAGATCTCAGCTATACCATTCCAGAGGAGATGGAAAGGAGCGGCGTTGTTGGAAATCTAGCGAAGGATCTTGGACTTGATGCAAAAACAATGTCGATGCGGAAAGCTCGCTTAGATTTGGACGGTAATCGAAAGCTTTTTTGTGATATTAATTTGCAAACAGGTGATTTAGTAATTGCAGAAAGGATAGACCGTGAACAGCTGTGTAGCTCCAGAGCATCGTGCTTTCTGAAATATGAACTGGTGATGGAAAACCCGTTGGAACTGCATCGCACTACTGTCCAAATTCGAGACATAAATGACAACTCCCCTCGTTTTCCCAACGATAATATAAATCTCGAAATAGGCGAGTCTGCTGCAAAAGGCACAAGATTCCCTTTAGGTGAAGCGCACGATTCGGATGTAGGACGAAACGGAATTCAAGGCTATTCGCTCGAGAAGAACGACCATTTCTCTTTAGCTGTTCATTCAAGTTCTGGTGGAACAAAATACAGCGAATTAGTATTAGACAAGGACCTCGACCGTGAACAGCAGCAAGAGGTGACATTACTGCTCATAGCTACTGACGGGGGGAGCCCGCAGAGATCGGGTACTACAGTCATACATGTTAATGTCCTTGATGCAAACGACAACTTGCCTGTTTTCAGTCAAGAAATGTACAAAGCCAGTCTATCTGAAAACTCCCCAGTCGGAACAATCGTAGTTATTGTGAGTGCACATGATGTCGACGAAGGTGCAAACGGAGAAGTTACCTATGAGTTCAGTCGCATATCTGATGAAGCAACAAGGCTATTTTCGATTGACAAGATTACTGGAGAAATTAAAGTGACTGGTCAAATTGACTTTGAGGAGGAAAGTAATTATGAATTGGGTGTACAAGCAAAAGACGGAGCTGGCTTGGCTTCTAATGCCAAAGTTAACATAGACATTACCGATGTCAATGACAACGCACCTGTGATATTGATAAAATCACTTCATGATCCCATCCCAGAAAATGCGGTACCTGGCACAGAAGTAGGTATCATTAACATACAGGACAAAGACTCGGACGGAAACAGACATGTTCGCTGCTATATTAAACAGAATGTTCCTTTTAAATTGAATCCATCTATTAAAAACTATTACACACTGGTTACTACAGCTGAATTGGACCGTGAGCTTGTAGGTGATTATAACATAACAATTACAGCTACTGATGAAGGCTCTCCGCAATTGTCCTCCTCTAAAACAATCAATCTGTCTGTATCTGATGTAAATGATAACCCCCCTGTATTTGAGGAGCAGTCCTACGGCGCATATGTGTCTGAGAATAACAAGCctggctcctctgtctgttctgttactGCGAGAGACCCAGACTGGAGACAGAATGGCACAGTGTTCTACTCTCTGTTGCCCAGTGAGGTCAATGGTGTTCCGGTCTCCTCATATTTATCCATTAATGGAGACACAGGGGTGATCCATGCTGTGAGGCCCTTTGACTATGAGCAGTTCAGAAGCTTCAAAGTTCAGGTTGTAGCCAGAGACAATGGTTCTCCTCCACTCAGCAGCAacgtgactgtgagtgtgttcataacAGATGAGAATGATAACTCTCCTCAGATATTATACCCTACTCCAGAAGGAAACTCCTtcatgactgagatggttcctaAAGCTGCTCTTTCTGGCTCGCTGGTCTCCAAAGTGATCGCTGTTGATGCTGACTCTGGACAGAACGCATGGCTGTCATATCAGATCGTCAAGTCGACTGATCCGGGACTTTTCACTATTGGTCTCCACAGTGGAGAGATCAGGGCTCAGAGGGACATTTCTGAATCTGACAGCATGAAGCAGAACCTTGTGATCTCAGTGAAAGATAAcggacagccctctctctctacaacctGTGCCGTATATTTACTCATCTCTGATAACTTGGCTGAAGTTCCTGAACTAAAAGACATGTCTTATGAGGAGGGCAATTCTAAACTCACATCTTATCTGATCATTGCTCTGGTGTCTGTTTCTACCTTCTTCCTCACTTTTATCATTCTGATTGTGGCCATAAGGGTTTGCCACAGGAGAAAGCCCAGACTGTTGTTTGATGGAGCAGTAGCCATTCCCAGTGCATATTTACCTCCCAACTATGCAGATGTTGATGGAACTGGAACTCTCCGTAGTACTTACAACTATGACGCCTATATGACCACAGGGTCACGTACAAGTGACTTCAAGTTTGTTACATCCTACAATGACAACACGCTGCCTTCTGGCACCACTCTGAAGAGGAGCCCAGTTGATAACAGTGACTGTCTTAACTTCTCTTCACTCGACTTCACTGAGAATGGATCAAAATTCTCCACTCTGGTAAATTATTTAAATACTTTTTGTAAAGACATGTTTTAGGATTACAGGTCACTTAATAAGTGCCTAAGAGAAGGCAATAGTTCTAGTTCTCTGTCTTTCGAGACAGGTCACTTTACTTTAAAATAATAGCttaatttcaaaacattttcaaaaatgaccTACTGCTATATTCCATGGCGTGTCTTGTGCTAAATGCTGGGTCCACTGGTAACTAATTCAGTCTGATCCCattacattcacacattacactgatgtatacatacacaactGTTGAATTTCCAAACTTGCCACTCTGTTTTTTCTTAGTGTGTTTAATCTGGAACGAGGTTTTTCAAAGTTAATTGAAGATCTGCAGTGATATttgttatagagagagagacaatcatTTGTTGCTGCATGATGACttatgtgtgattttttttttaaagacctaAGGGAATAATAGAGCACATTCTGAGATTGTGATGTAGTTTTTTACTGAGGCAATATACAGATGCAGTGGAATCAACAACGAGAGATAGTATTTTCATCCATCAAGACTGAATGTGGTTAGAGGGACCAACCACAGCATCCTTtcgaaagaaagacacacaactACATAACACTGGCCTTaagaccaattattattattttgtttgtttccaagTGATATCAAAGATATACAGCTATATCAGTTGTAGTATGACATTGTACAACCCATAATCTAGCCATGCAGAGTGCGCGATGATCATTTGTGTAATATGCCGAGACATACTCAGAGTGGCGCTATTTACCAAGTTTAGCCATTAACAAATGGGTCCACACCCCTTGATTTAATAAAACAGTAGAGGTTATTGGTTATGCATCGACGCGACAAACGACACAAGCCTTGAAATTGTACTCGAACATGGGAATATATTTTCCGATTTCCTTCGTTTATTTATGACATTGCGTTCAGTGGACGAAACGATTTGTTTGGTGTTCAACTGGAGTATCGTATACTGGTTGGTTTGTGATAACACGATGAGGAAATCAAAGGGATTTTTAAATTTTGGTGCTGTGTTCTTGATTGCATTTATTGCTGCGTTTGTGGGCTCTTGTTATGGCGATCTGAGCTATTCCGTGCctgaagaaatgaagaaagggACGGTGTTTGGAAATATAGCAAAGGATCTTGGTCTCGGTGTTAAAGCACTGTCAGATCGTAAGGCTCGGATTGACATGGAAAGTGAAGACAAACGTTTTTGCGATCTTCAGGGAGGAGAACTGGTTATTACAGAAAGAATAGACCGCGAGGAGCTTTGTGGGTCAAAGCCATCATGTCCGTTAAATTACGAATTAGTTTTGGAGAACCCTTTGGAATTGCATCGCATTACACTGCAGATTGAGGATATAAATGACAACCCACCTCGCTTTCCAGAGAGTGAAATTAAATTCGAAATCAGGGAATCTGCCGATAAAGGCGCACGTTTCCCTTTGGACGAGGCGCACGATTCGGATGTGGGGCGAAACGGAATTCAAAGCTATTCACTGCAGGAGAACGATTATTTTACCTTATCTGTGCATTCTAATTCAGATGTTGGGAAATATTGTGAATTAGTTTTAGAAAAGGAGCTTGATCGTGAACAGAAGCAAGAAGTGACATTGTTGCTTACGGCTACAGACGGAGGCACTCCACTAAGATCTGGTACTGCAGTCATACGTGTTATTGTTCTTGATGCAAACGATAATCTTCCAGTATTCAGCCAAGCCGTTTACAAAGTAAGTCTGGCTGAAAATACCCCAGTAGGCACTGTGGTTGTGACTGTGAGTGCCACAGACGCAGATGAAGGAGCAAATGGGGAGGTCACTTATGCCTTTAGTCGCATATCTGATAAAGCAGCAAGACTCTTCTCTGTTGATGAAGTGACTGGAGAGATCAAAGTGATTGGAACA from Clupea harengus chromosome 8, Ch_v2.0.2, whole genome shotgun sequence encodes:
- the LOC116221472 gene encoding protocadherin beta-16-like, whose protein sequence is MKTRPNMSYGSDWFLWICIVIIHAPLGNGDLSYTIPEEMERSGVVGNLAKDLGLDAKTMSMRKARLDLDGNRKLFCDINLQTGDLVIAERIDREQLCSSRASCFLKYELVMENPLELHRTTVQIRDINDNSPRFPNDNINLEIGESAAKGTRFPLGEAHDSDVGRNGIQGYSLEKNDHFSLAVHSSSGGTKYSELVLDKDLDREQQQEVTLLLIATDGGSPQRSGTTVIHVNVLDANDNLPVFSQEMYKASLSENSPVGTIVVIVSAHDVDEGANGEVTYEFSRISDEATRLFSIDKITGEIKVTGQIDFEEESNYELGVQAKDGAGLASNAKVNIDITDVNDNAPVILIKSLHDPIPENAVPGTEVGIINIQDKDSDGNRHVRCYIKQNVPFKLNPSIKNYYTLVTTAELDRELVGDYNITITATDEGSPQLSSSKTINLSVSDVNDNPPVFEEQSYGAYVSENNKPGSSVCSVTARDPDWRQNGTVFYSLLPSEVNGVPVSSYLSINGDTGVIHAVRPFDYEQFRSFKVQVVARDNGSPPLSSNVTVSVFITDENDNSPQILYPTPEGNSFMTEMVPKAALSGSLVSKVIAVDADSGQNAWLSYQIVKSTDPGLFTIGLHSGEIRAQRDISESDSMKQNLVISVKDNGQPSLSTTCAVYLLISDNLAEVPELKDMSYEEGNSKLTSYLIIALVSVSTFFLTFIILIVAIRVCHRRKPRLLFDGAVAIPSAYLPPNYADVDGTGTLRSTYNYDAYMTTGSRTSDFKFVTSYNDNTLPSGTTLKRSPVDNSDCLNFSSLDFTENGSKFSTLVNYLNTFCKDMF